CATTAGCTAAATGTGATCAGCACAGAGATTGACGATAAGAAAAATGCACAACATCACCAGCccagtatatatatttatgtcagTATTCCCTGCCTGTTCAGGAGGCTTTGAAAGAATACATTTCCAATACCTgcagaagggtttttttttttctttcaaaaaccCTTCATCTTGCTgtcccccacctcccacccgcccccacccccacagtCTGGCATGACAGCTCCTGGAACCAGGAGGCACATCTTTGACAagaagctggagctggagaactGTGACACCACCACCATCTCTCTGCAGATGGGCACCAACAAAGTGGCCTCCCAGCAGGGCATGACCACCTACGGCCTGCCCCGCCAGGTCTACGACAACAAGTACTGCACCAACCCCACCGAGACCTACTATAACAACGGCAGTGAGATGGAGTTTGACGGCTACAACCAGTactcagattaaaaaaaaaaaattttaaatacgGACAGCCtcaccccgccccccccaccccaccccttttGCTCTAACTTTACATCCCAGACTGTTATTTAACACTGTTTGACATCATTGTCTTCTTTACTGCCCTTTCAAAAAATTTCATGCGGTGGCCAACTTCTGTATCTCATTGCGCTGATAAATTTTATTACTGCTACAAAAACCCTAACAACTCTCAGAAGTTGAGATTTAATGACCTTCGCTATTtatagattgttttttttttctactgctttttATACTTGCATTGTaattagagatttttttttaactgtttctaCCCCTCGCCTCACCTCCCTGCCCTTCCAGTCCAGTTTGAACACTGACGAAGCAGAATTTGAAAGTTCCTTAAAAGGAAACAAGTGACCGTGTTGGTGCTATTGAACTTTGACCCAGTTGGAACAGAGTCCACGTTGGAGCTCCACAGGCTCCAGGATTCCACTGCTCGGGATGACACAGAAGCTCCGGGTCCACAGGCTGACCGGGCGACGCAGGAAGACTTGTAGCTTTGTGCGGacattgctttgttttgtgaGCACCTGCGCTGACAAATAGTCGTGTTCACAAGCCTGCCAGATTACCCATTTTGCCAATTTACGGGGCTAATTTCTATGGCTTGTGTGCAGCAtgagtctttgtgttttttgaggAAGTATTTAGACAAAGTAGCGGGGTCTGTCAGACGATGCATTTATAAAACAGAGGAGTAAATGTAGGTGTTGTGATGTCCGGTTTGATATTAGGGTAAACTTAGTCACCAGTAGTTTTTGTACTGCAGGTGAACCTGTTGTCTTTTCTTCCATCCGTTTGGAAACCCTTTTTCTACTTGCCTTTTGCCTCAGTGAACTTTGGCTTTAGTGCTGTTGCTCCATTTGCACTTTACCTGGCCTCACcttgtgtgtgcagtgaacAGTGGAGGGATGTAACTAGGCACAGTTACTCACATACTGTGCTTAGGTACACATTTAAGGTACTTGAACTTGTTTCCCATTTGATGCCACTTGATACTTATACTCCACTAAAGTTGTCAGTTACAGTTGCTTTACaaaataagattttacataccaattagtttataaaatacattttaagaacAGGTAATAATATAATAGTATAATAATCACAGTCATTTTCCTGCattgagtacttttacttttaatacttaAAAGTACATTTAGCTGATAATGCAAaaggagtatttttacattgtggtattaCTACTTTTACTTGCGCAAAGTCTCTGAGTACTTTGTCCACCACTGGCAATAACTTGCAATATCAAAGCAGACCCAGGTGCTTGCTGATAATTGCTAATGTGAATCTTGCCAAATACACAGATGAGATTCTACTTTTGAAATTTCTGCATCATACTGTTAACCCACCGAATGTCTTGAATGTAATGTTGTTGTAAGGTTAGAAGTGCCGCTAGCTGTCACGGGattcattttcaacacattAGAGTGCAGAAATGTACATTTCACCAAGTTAGAAACAGAAGAGGCTCAGATGCTTGTGGTGTGGTGTTACACATCAAaacctctgtgtttctttgtaagACATGCCGATTTATTGGCTTTGATTTAGTGTCAGAAGTAAGCTTTAAACAAGAGTCATGTTTGTGCTCCTGTGCTAAACGGACCAACATCTAAGCTCCTGATGTGTTCATTGTCTTTCATCAACAAAAGGCGCTACAGCCGTGATTTTAGACATGTAGCAGGGTGCCATCTAGTGGAGAAAAATCACAtgtacatttactgtattttcaatCCGCCAAACGACCAAACATTCCTTTTATTCAATCAAATGTAGgaatgtagattttttttttaacagttcatTGATTTATGAGCATTATAACCCTGTGGTATCCAGAATGGcaataatgtaaatgtatagTAACATTTCACCCTAATGTGTTGGCTTTGTTTCAACATTGCTCGAACTATACATCTTCGCTaaccttttgatttttttttttttttttttttttcctatacgCCTTTCACTAAACATGACATTTGTGCAATAAAAAACACTTCAAAAATATGGTTCTGGTTTAACTTTCTCATTATTGACATTACATCTAATTACACAGTACATACAATACACAAAAGTAGTGTACTAGAAATTACAtgattgtgattttaaaaaggaaaataaaatttagcagtacaaatatatatactggtccaaaaatgatgatgatttggcagttaaaagaaaacacagtcaactgacaaaatgtttcagtgcattAGTACACAGTGCACAGGTTTGAAAACTAAAAACACTACGTCTACAAAAGTAACATTTGTATGTGTCATAATAATCTGCATACAACCCTGAAATAACCTAAAGAAAACAGAGTATTTTTTCATCTATAAATCACAAATACCAATAAAAAACATGGAATGTTTTACACTAGTAGATATATCAGACGATTACAATTTAAACTTAATTGTATGACAGTTTGGTCCataaagagaaaacatcatGATCTaatgtaaaagaaataaaaaacagcaacactttTCATAAACAAATCCCTGTAATGAGATATGGAAATATTTATACTGAGAACTATTATGTAGACATGTTACTGTCAAAACAACTTGGCAACACCCTGGCCCAGCCAGAGGAACGCGTCATGCTCAGCAGGCCACGTTGTAGTGAAAATGGACCTAAGCGTCTCAAACACTTGAAAAACATGATGTTTTGCTACATGGTGCTAAATAAACAGGAACTGATTCACCACTTCAAAGGGGTGaaatgtgagtgagtgaggttAGAGAGAAGTTGAGTCACAGCAAAGCAGGACTACTGATTGGCTGCTTCACAGGCATCGATCCAGTCACTGTAAACATCCACTGGCTCGGACAGATCTGTTGAGGAACAGTTAAGGGATATTCCAAAtatacacatagacacacacacacgtttcatcTGAATATGCAGAACCAGAACCTCATTGAAGTACACCTAGTGACAGACAATCAGCATCAAAATCACTTCTTCCTTGGTTCCTGACCTAATGTTcgaaattatttaattttacaagaCATTATAATATCCCTCAATCTAAAATACtagcaaaaaataaatctcCTTGGCAGGTAAAAATACTTCCAATCGGGCAAACATGATTAAAAGGATACAGGTTATTGGAGTCTGGAACTCCTCCAAGCAAACGCTGCATGATATAATTCCTGTGTTGCGGGTTCGTTCCCTGGAAAAGAGTTTTGTTGTTCATGACacatttctctcctttcttttttttttttttttttaagcattgtAATGTTACATTGAGCTGAACTTACATTTTGACATCGCAGGATTTCTCATGGTTACAGAACGGGCAAGTGAACTGGGTGTCCAGGTtccctgtcatttttttcttgggaGGTGGCTTTCTCTTTGACTTTCTGCGCCCCATCTGTAATCTTGTATCTCtgcagaccaaaacaaaaaaaaattactaattAAGTTTCTTTCCTCTTGAGAGACATAATTATCTCTGCACTGCCCTTTGAACTCTTTCCCATAGAGATGCCAGAGGTTCTGGTGAATGAAGGCTTATTCAGGCTTATTCTGTCAAGTATTTCACTTGTAATGGGCTTGCATCCTTATACTTTACATACGTTACCACTTTGTATAGCCTATAACAAAATCTGAACTATGTTTTATTACAGCCATACTTCCTTCCTGCAGCTGAAATTTCTTGCGAACAGCTCAAATAACGGCGGACAGGACCAGAAAAACACTTGCAGTAAAGCGCCAAAAAGATACCGTTGGCGAGCTAACACGCTAACAGCTGCTAGCATGTTGATAAAAACAGCCTGACATGAAAACCGCTTTCAAAGACGATTTTCAAGGTAAAAGGCGAAGCTGAAGTGTGTGCTTCATCTGTCCTGAGTTGCAGTGTCTCTCATTTGCTT
The window above is part of the Toxotes jaculatrix isolate fToxJac2 chromosome 18, fToxJac2.pri, whole genome shotgun sequence genome. Proteins encoded here:
- the elof1 gene encoding transcription elongation factor 1 homolog isoform X1 — protein: MLAAVSVLARQRDTRLQMGRRKSKRKPPPKKKMTGNLDTQFTCPFCNHEKSCDVKMERTRNTGIISCSVCLEEFQTPITYLSEPVDVYSDWIDACEAANQ
- the elof1 gene encoding transcription elongation factor 1 homolog isoform X2 yields the protein MGRRKSKRKPPPKKKMTGNLDTQFTCPFCNHEKSCDVKMERTRNTGIISCSVCLEEFQTPITYLSEPVDVYSDWIDACEAANQ